A genomic segment from Spinacia oleracea cultivar Varoflay chromosome 3, BTI_SOV_V1, whole genome shotgun sequence encodes:
- the LOC110790783 gene encoding protein SOB FIVE-LIKE 5, producing MDIAGSEWSNGCESGWTVYLEESYIARTNNVDDYRDSYRMNSTRNEEDLSMVSDASSGPPHFLHDNDDNEQSYSRKLSKKSDKISKKSSKELKKVGSHHQHQHQHQHQQYHLDDTASSPAITHSKIYDNSPAMDFSQNMSAAHYQGTPSYNNHYGAFWQSSHIKDDTDHSAQHGQLRGRRWE from the exons ATGGATATTGCAGGTTCAGAATGGAGTAATGGCTGTGAATCAGGGTGGACCGTCTACTTAGAAGAATCATACATAGCCAGAACAAATAATGTTGATGATTACCGCGATAGTTATCGAATGAATTCGACTCGCAACGAAGAGGATTTGTCTATGGTTTCTGATGCCTCTTCAGGCCCTCCACATTTTCTCcatgataatgatgataatgAACAATCGTATAGTCGAAAATTGTCTAAAAAAAGTGATAAGATATCAAAGAAATCAAGCAAAGAGCTCAAGAAAGTAGGGAgtcatcatcaacatcaacatcaacatcaacatcaacaaTATCATCTTGATGACACTGCTAGTTCTCCTGCCATTACCCATTCTAAG atatATGATAATTCCCCTGCTATGGACTTTTCACAAAACATGTCAGCAGCCCATTACCAG GGGACCCCTTCATATAACAATCACTATGGCGCCTTTTGGCAATCTTCTCATATAAAAGATGATACAGATCATTCAGCACAACATG GTCAGTTGAGAGGAAGAAGGTGGGAATGA